A single region of the Lysinibacillus sp. B2A1 genome encodes:
- a CDS encoding pseudouridine-5-phosphate glycosidase: MKEFIVLSEEVKAGQAKGLPIVALESTIISHGMPYPQNVQTAREVEQIIRDNGAVPATIALIDGKIKIGLSDEELEMFGNAQGVAKTSRRDLGYLLATKKLGATTVAATMICAELAGIEIFVTGGIGGVHRGAETTMDISADLEELAQTNVAVICAGAKSILDIGLTLEYLETKGVPVVGFGTDEVPAFYTRQSGFDVNFKLDTPEEVAEMLRAKWQLGLKGGAVIANPIPESEALEHSFITEIIEKALIEAEENGIQGKNVTPFLLGKVKELTEGKSLDANIALVKNNAVVGAKIAVAYNKLS, from the coding sequence AAGCAAAAGGTTTACCAATCGTAGCATTAGAATCAACAATTATCTCTCACGGCATGCCATACCCTCAGAACGTTCAAACTGCACGTGAAGTAGAACAAATTATCCGTGACAATGGTGCAGTACCAGCAACGATTGCTTTAATTGATGGGAAAATTAAAATCGGTTTATCAGATGAAGAACTTGAAATGTTCGGTAATGCGCAAGGAGTAGCAAAAACTTCACGTCGTGACTTAGGTTATTTATTGGCAACAAAAAAATTAGGCGCGACAACTGTTGCGGCAACAATGATTTGTGCAGAACTTGCGGGCATTGAAATTTTCGTAACAGGCGGTATCGGTGGTGTTCATCGAGGCGCTGAAACAACGATGGACATTTCAGCAGATTTAGAAGAATTGGCACAAACGAATGTAGCTGTAATTTGTGCAGGTGCTAAATCGATTTTAGACATTGGTTTAACATTAGAATATCTTGAAACTAAGGGTGTGCCTGTCGTTGGATTTGGCACAGATGAAGTACCTGCGTTCTATACTCGTCAAAGTGGTTTCGATGTTAACTTTAAACTTGATACGCCAGAAGAAGTGGCAGAGATGCTACGTGCAAAATGGCAATTAGGCTTGAAGGGCGGAGCTGTTATTGCGAATCCGATTCCTGAGTCTGAGGCGCTTGAACATTCATTCATTACAGAAATCATTGAAAAAGCGCTAATAGAAGCAGAAGAAAATGGTATTCAAGGCAAAAACGTTACACCATTCTTACTTGGAAAAGTAAAAGAATTAACAGAGGGCAAAAGCCTTGATGCAAACATTGCATTAGTAAAAAATAATGCAGTTGTAGGAGCAAAAATTGCTGTGGCGTATAATAAATTAAGCTAA